Proteins encoded together in one Mercenaria mercenaria strain notata chromosome 18, MADL_Memer_1, whole genome shotgun sequence window:
- the LOC123538382 gene encoding uncharacterized protein LOC123538382, with the protein MNYFQILVYFLGLIAFGSALECYVCREQPDNRDKCIKTTIQCREHQDTCRSFIHWRQPKYWTPRSERIYSIDKSCAVRASCEQEQKTLGLECMRNWYRDWKCTECCQGDRCNYYVTLGASGVKFSLGLLVSAFTLLQIILRLR; encoded by the exons atgaattatttccagattttagtTTATTTTCTAGGGCTGATTGCATTTG GATCAGCCCTGGAATGTTATGTGTGTAGAGAGCAACCAGACAACAGGGATAAATGTATAAAGACAACAATTCAGTGCCGCGAACATCAAGATACTTGCAGAAGTTTCATACACTGGAGAC AGCCGAAGTACTGGACGCCACGCAGTGAACGTATCTATTCTATAGATAAGTCCTGTGCTGTACGGGCAAGTTGTGAACAGGAACAGAAAACACTTGGTCTGGAATGTATGAGGAACTGGTATCGTGACTGGAAATGTACTGAATGTTGTCAAGGTGATAGGTGCAACTACTATGTTACG TTAGGAGCATCTGGTGTAAAGTTCAGCCTGGGACTGCTGGTATCAGCCTTCACCTTACTTCAGATTATTCTGCGGCTCAGATAA
- the LOC123538803 gene encoding tudor and KH domain-containing protein-like — protein sequence MFEISRQGKLVILGIGIPTAVGLLYYLLKTASDDDEEDIAGRKSSSSATSRQTVIEVQVPRKAVGAVIGRQGATIKEIQEQSGAKVNFKDYTQSDDTDRTVVIRGTPEAAQSAECRIRHILANMPVIVQAEMEVPKYALGRIIGRGGESIRQMSRASKTKILIDKTRDSYLDKPQIITIVGAKDQIVVAKGLIQEKLDEEEEFRARTAVSAANRETRHKVKDSNSQSHDRMTHSANNEENNIETDNIERTGDRDHNLYMEFPNGRDYVEVYVSAIATPGHFWVQTIGSMALQLDKLSDTMTRYYEGEGKNLMLSTVEKGDIVAAPFENDKTWYRAKVMDIINQSELDLFYVDYGDSAYMASSLVKPLSSEYLTLPFQAIECRLAGLKPNGEWTEEAFNKFEALTYCAKWKVLQAKAVKFSSGTIPHVQLIDTNGSKDIAINEEMIKCGFAVADT from the exons ATGTTTGAAATAAGTCGGCAGGGGAAGTTGGTGATCCTGGGTATTGGGATTCCTACAGCTGTTGGTTTACTCTATTATCTCCTGAAGACAGCATCTGATG ATGATGAAGAGGATATAGCTGGCAGGAAGTCCTCATCCTCAGCAACTTCTCGCCAGACTGTGATTGAGGTTCAGGTTCCACGCAAAGCTGTTGGTGCTGTCATAGGTAGACAGGGTGCAACTATCAAAGAG ATTCAGGAACAGAGTGGAGCAAAAGTGAATTTCAAAGATTACACACAGTCTGATGATACAGATAGAACTGTCGTTATCCGAGGGACTCCGGAGGCGGCACAGTCGGCCGAGTGTCGGATACGCCACATACTTGCCAACATGCCGGTTATAGTGCAGGCAGAAATGGAAGTCCCAAAGTATGCTCTGGGGAGAATCATTG GCAGAGGTGGAGAAAGTATCCGTCAGATGTCAAGAGCTTCCAAGACAAAGATTCTTATTGATAAAACAAGAGACAGTTACCTTGATAAACCACAGATAATCACAATCGTTGGTGCTAAAGACCAGATTGTTGTTGCTAAG GGTCTGATTCAAGAGAAGCTTGATGAAGAAGAAGAATTCAGGGCTAGAACAGCAGTGTCTGCTGCCAATAGAGAAACAAGGCACAAAGTGAAAGATTCAAACAGCCAGTCACATGACAGAATGACACATTCTGCAAATAATGAAG AAAACAATATTGAAACAGACAATATTGAGAGAACTGGCGATAGAGATCACAATTTATACATGGAATTCCCAAACGGAAGAGACTATGTGGAGGTATATGTATCAGCAATAGCAACTCCAGGACATTTCTGGGTACAGACTATTGGTTCCATGGCTTTACAGCTGGATAAACTGTCTGATACAATGACTAGATACTATGAAGGTGAAGGAAAG AACTTGATGCTTTCCACAGTGGAGAAAGGAGATATTGTTGCAGCtccttttgaaaatgataaaacttGGTACAGAGCAAAAGTAATGGACATTATAAATCAATCAGAGCTAGATCTGTTCTATGTTGATTATGGGGACAGTGCATACATGGCTTCTTCCCTTGTCAAACCTTTAAG ttcagAATATTTAACATTGCCATTTCAAGCTATAGAATGCCGTCTCGCTGGCCTGAAGCCTAACG GTGAGTGGACAGAGGAGGCATTTAACAAGTTTGAAGCATTAACATATTGTGCTAAATGGAAGGTGTTGCAGGCTAAAGCTGTCAAATTTAGCAGCGGGACAATCCCACATGTTCAGCTGATAGATACCAATGGCAGTAAG